The Haematobia irritans isolate KBUSLIRL chromosome 1, ASM5000362v1, whole genome shotgun sequence DNA segment gatgtgttacaaacggaatgacaaagttaatatacccccatcctatgatggagggtataaaaagtgttgttccaccaagacaacgcaccgtgccacaagtcattgagaacgatggcaaaaattgatgaattgggcttcgaattgcttccaccCACCgtcttctccagatctggcccccagcgactttttcttgttctcagaccacaaaaggatgctcgcagggaaaaaatttggctacaatgaagagAAGAAGAGATgaagatcgccgaaactgaggcctattttgaggcaaaaccgaaggagtactaccaaaatggtatcaaaaaattggaaggtcgttataatcgttgtatcgctcttgaagggaactatgttgaataataaaaacgaattttgacaaacaaatgtgtttttctttgtaagacccgggacttatcagccatcctgatatatatatagcgcccatataaaccgatccccagattacgcCTTCGGAGCctcaaaagaagcaaattttatccgatccggctgaaatttggtacatggtgttggtatatggtatctaacaaccatgcaaaaattggtcgaaatcggtctataattatatatagcccttatataaaccgatccccatatttgacctccggagcatcttggaggagcaaaatacatccgatccggttgaaatttggtacgtggtgttagtatatgatctctaacaaccatgcaaatttgcccatatcggtctatagttatatacatatagccgatccccaatcacacaaaaattgttccatatcggttcatattcatggttgccactcgagccaaaattttatttctatagaaaattttgtcaatatcttgtttctatagaaaattttgtcaatatcttgtttctatagaaaattttgtcaatatcttgtttctttagaaaattttgtccaaattttatttctatagaaaattttgtcaaaattttatttctatagaaaattttgtctaaattttatttctatagaaaattttgtccaaattttatttctatagaaaattttgtccaaattttatttctatagaaaattttgtcaaaattttatttctatagaaaattttgtcaaaagtttatttctatagaaaattttgtcaaaattttattactatagaaaattttgtcaaaattttatttgatacaaaatattgtcaaacggaattatatacgtatttaatcgttttttttttttagtttaatatataccacgtatggactaacaatttagaagacggtgttaggaagtttaaagataccttgccatcggaaggtgttaacgcaacccaagtaattcgattgtggatgacagtctttagtagaagtttctacgcaatccatggtggagggtacataagcttcggcctggccgaacttacggccgtatatacttgtttaaacttACAGAGTCTGGTGagaaaaaacaagaaaacaatCAATTCAAAAGGCTTAACTCGAGAATCCATTAACCGCATCTTAAGATTAGTAGGTCAGCGCCTACAATATTAACGCATGGTTAGAATAAATCCAAAAATATAACCCAGACTGACGTGAAGGTAAGTTGTGGACCAACCTAAGAAATATCTTAAATCAACAATAGGGCATTTCTtgcttgacagtcccggaagctatgaaaatgctgcttttcaaaccACTTTTAGAACCTAATAGAGAAGAATGAAAGTCATTCGCAAACTTCATGGTCTCCTAACTGAAGACTCGCCACAACATAGCGACTTACCGATGACATTAATAGCTCTAATAGACTCTTAATGATGTTGAGATTCAGTCGCGAAAAAAGTCGTCGTAGTTTCACTATCTTTGGGAGGTTAACAAGTAAATTTGCTCATTGTACGTATGAACGAAGGGTTCCGACGGTAACGCAACTCCGTTAAAAATATTCGGTGTCAGATGCTCGTACGAATATTATGTTGGAATTTTCAAGAATGCTTTTTAATTTGACGACTACCACTTGCCTGCATCCTACATTTTCTGTGTGACTATACTCCCGTGACAATATCATGCACAAAAAATGACGAGAGTACAACCGCTCGATGCATTCCATAAACTACTCAAAACCAGGAGTCAATAGAAATTGAAAGCAAGAATCAATATTGTCCATAGTTCTAATCCCGACGACTGTATAACATTGAGTTTGTCATTGTATTGACTTAATGTGATAGTTGGCCCATTTGTTGCCACTCTTAGTACTGTTGCTGTCATTATTATTACCATCATAACAACACATTTTAATGTTGCTGTCATACAAGCTCATGATATTGGTGTTGGTGTTTTGTCATAATCTGGATGTCCTTTTAACACTCAACAATTTTCCAGCCGCTGAAGAGATCGACggaaaaacgaaagaaaatttctataaaaataattttagttaaattatgAGAGTATTTCTGAATATTTGGTATTTCTGTATGGCATATCCATAGAATCATAAAAGTGTTCTTtagccatttttgtttttttttttttttttttgtcatatgcaCTTTTGCCAACAAAATAAAGAGAAGGAGATGCTACAAAACGAAATGTTTCAAGAAAACTATTGTTAGTGTAATACTCACACTAATGGACGTGGGCTATGCCAGACTCATGTCTCTTGGATTTCTATCCTTACTTTAGGCTATATAGTTGCCAAATTATTTGAGATGTTCATATTTAGTTTCCTTACACCAGGATGTGTAGTTCATAAATGATTAAGAATAATGCTCTTTTGCTACCATTAGCACTTAGTTACAGGTCATTATATGACAATCGCAATGCTTATTTATACCCAACGTCAGGGAATGGTAATGGGGcggtataataaagggtgatacggtcaaaatttggtcaatataaacttgacgtatttctttcaattttgcatttaaaagacctgaacacccctcattttgaaggtgtgtgtgtagaatgttgctcctattttgattttggaattcactcttcagttgtcaaaatgccgtccaagcaagaagagcagcgtatcaaaattttgctcgcgcatcgcgaaaatccgagctactcccacgcaaagctggcaaaatcgctaaaagttgccaaatcaaccgttacaaatgtaattaaagtgtttggggaacgtttgtcgacagccaggaagtctggatcggggggaaatcgaaaaccggaagccgctgagacgacaaagagagttgccggtagtttcaagcgaaaccctaacctctccctCTCTTTCCGAGATGcctcaaataagctgggtgtatcgtctacaccgtgcatcgagccaaaaaacgagccggactatcgacttacaagaaggtagtgactccaaatcgcgatgataaacaaaatacgacggccaaagcgcgatcccggaggctgtacacgacgatgctgacgaagtttgactgcgtggtaatggacgacgaaacctacgccaaagccgactacaagcagcttccgggacaggagttttatacggcaaaaggaaggggaaaagtagcagatattttcaagcacataaaactgtcaaagttcgcaaagaaatatgtggtttggcaagccatctgtacctgtggcttgaaaagcagcattttcatagcttccgggcctgtcaaccaagaaatttacgtgaaagagtgtttgaataaacgtctgctgcctttcctgaagaaacacggttgttccgtactgttttggccggatttggcatcttaccattacggtaaaaagaccatggagtggtacgccgccaacaacgtgcaggtggttcccaaggacaaaaaccctcccaacacgccagagctccgcccaattgagaaatactgggctattgtcaagcggaacctaaagaagaccaaaaaaactgctaaggacgagcagcagttcaaggcaaactggctttctgcggcgaagaaggtggacaaggtggctgtacaaaatctgatggcaggtgtcaagcgtgaggcccggcaattcggatttggaaaagcgaaagcctaactgaatatttttcctgaattttatactaattgaacttggaaaagaaatttaatttgattttttaagtaaacgatttcaccgatttacacgcgttttcccttgaccaaattttgaccgtatcaccctttaagtttgtaacacatggaaatattaatTTACAACTATATAGAGTTGGCTGATaattccccggtctgacacatagatggcgtcgctagtattaaatgcatatttttataccctccatcataggatgggggtatattaactttgtcattccgtttgtaacacatcgaaatattgatcgaagaccccataaagtatatatattctgggtcgtggtgaaattctgagtcgatctaagcatgtccgtccgtccgtccgtctgttgaaatcacgctaacttccgaacgaaacaagctatcgacttgaaacttggcacaagtagttgttatcgatgtaggtcggatagtattgaaaatgggccatatcggtccacttttacgtatagcccccatataaagggaccctcagatttggcttgtggagcctctaacagaagcatatttcatccgatccggctgaaatttggtatatggtgttggtatatggtatctaacaaccatgcaaaaactggtccacatcggtccataattatatatagcccccatataaaccgatctccagatttggcttgcggagcctaaaagagaagcaaatttcatccgatctggctgaaatttggtacatggtgctggtataaggtctctaacaaccatgcaaaaattggttcacatcggtccataattatatatagcccccatataaaccgatccccagatttggcttgtggagcctctaagagaagcatatttcatccgatccggctgaaatttggtacatggtgttggtatatggtctgtaacaatcatacaaaaattggtccacatcggtccataattacatatagcccccatataaaccgatccccagatttggcttgcggagcctcaaagagaagcaaatttcatccgatccggctgaaatttggtacatgatgttggtatatggtctctaacaaccatgcaaaaattggtccacatcggtccataattatatatagaccccatataaaccgatctccagatttggcttgcgaagcctcaaagaggagtaaattgcatccgatccggctgaaatttggtacatggtattggtatatggtccctaacaaccgtgcaaaaattggtccacatcggtccataattatatatgacgcccatataaaccgatccccagatttgggttgcggagcctcaaagagaaccaaatttcatctgatccgcctgaaatttggtacatgatattggtatatggtctctaacaaccatgcaaaaattggtccacatcggttcataattatatatagcccccatataaaccgatccccagatttggcttgcgaagtctccaagagaagcaaatttcatacaatccggtttattttggaacatggtgttagtatatgatctttaacaaccttgccagaattggtccatattggtccataattatatatagcccccatataaaacattctccagatttgacctccggagcctcttggaggagcaaaattcatccgatccggttcaaattaggcacgtggtgttagaatatggtcgctaacaaccataccaaaattggtccatatcggttcataatcatggttgccactcgagccaaaaataatctaccaagattttatttctatagaaaattttgtcaaaagtttatttctatagaaaattttgttaaaattttatttctgtagaaatttttgtcaaaattttctttctatagaaaattttgtcagcatttttatttctatagaaaattttgtgaaaattttatttctatagaaaaatttgttaaaattgtatttctgtagaaaaatttgtcaaaattttatgtctactttgtcaaactgaattatatacgtattggatcgatcttttttgatttaatatatatcacgtatggacttacatacaattttgaagatggtgttaggaggttttaagacaccttgccatcggcaagcgtttccgcaacttaagtaactcgattgtggatggcaatgtttagatgaagtttctacgcaatccatgatggagggtacataagcttcggcctggccgaacttacggccgtatatacttgtttttatatagtaccaatcttcaaatgattcgtgtcaaaatttgacgtctgtaagtcaattagtttgtgagatagagcgccttttgtgaagcaacttttgttattgtgaaaaaatggaaaaaaaggaatttcgtgttttgataaaatactgttttctgaagggaaaaatacggtggaagcaaaaacttggcttaataatgagtttccggactctaccccagggaaatcaacaataattgattggtatgcaaaattcaagcgcggtgaaatgagcacggaggacggtgaacgcagtggacacccgaaagaggtggttaccgacgaaaatatcaaaaaaaaaaacacaaaatgattttaatgtccgtaaaatgaagttgatcgggaTAGCAGATGCCTTAAGATATCAAAgggacgtgttggtcatatcattcatcaatatttggatgtgcggaagctctgtgcaaaatgggtgccgcgcgagctcacaattgaccaaaaacaacaacgtgttgatgatttgcagctgttaactcgtaatacacccgagtttttccgtcgacatgtgacaatggatgaaacatggctccatcactacactcctgagtccaatcgacagtcggctgagtggacagcgaccggtgaaccgtctccgaagcgtggaaagactcaaaagtccgctggcaaagtaatgacctctgttttttgggatgcgcatgaaataatttttatcgattatcttgagtagggaaaaaccatcaacggtgactattatatggcgttattggagcgtttgaaggtcgaaatcgcggcaaaacggccccatatgaagaagaaaaaagtgttgttccaccaagacaacgccccgtgccacaagtcatttagAACGATTGcagaaattcatgaattgggtttcgaattgcttccccacccaccgtattctccagatctggcccccagcgactgtttcttgttctcagacctcaaaaggatgctcgaagggaaaaaatttggctgcaatgaagaggtgatcgccgaaactaaggtctattttgaggcaaaaccgaaggagtactatcaaaatggtataaaaaaattggaaggtcgttataatcgttgtatcgctcttgaagggaagtatgttgaataataaaaacgaattttgacaaaaaaaagtggtattctttgttagaccggggacttatcagccaacctgttatgaaccaattttgaggcaacttcgcaaaagtgtatttatgatttatcgatcgatagatatgtattagaagtatgggaaaattggagtcagttttacaagttttcgtgtctatctcgtctcctgggTGTTGTaagcatatgtactaacttataataccctgttccatagtgtggagcagggtataaaaatggtgacAAACATAGGTtgtatcggttcaggttttggtAAAGCCCCCTTATATACCGATATCTCGATTTGACTTCATGGGCTTCAAGACATTGCAATTTTCTtcgatttttctgaaattggaaatctagaagaatTTTAGGTGCtggaataggtgtgccgaaaatggataattttttggtatagcccctatatataccAATCCGTCGAGTTGAATTCTCAGGcaactacaccgaaagaattctcttcgttaattttacgaagaattcttcattaactattcttcctgaattcttcattaaaataacgaaattttcattcatttttgtaaattttacgaagaacattttacgaatatacgaaacttctacgaaacattctacattaacttttcttcgtacaaagttcgtacttttaacgaaactttcttcatatttcatgaattttgtgaagaagtttttacgattattttacgaaacattttctttgaaataacgaagaagtttcattgaaaatgtaaaatttccgttcgcggcattaaattgtcttttataatgtgattgagtgtattcctttattctatttttaatgcaagtctatgctacttctcatttgggtgatagcgcgctatgaataaaagtgaagcaataaaactaaaaattattcaaaaacttaagatgtaaagtagtgatgtcatttttcacacttgcaactacaaccaaatgcactttcgactataaattttttttccaaaagttcgaacatttttcagaaaatagtacgaaagtttttcataaaaagtacgaacatttttcataaaaactacgaaaatttttcataaaaagtacgaaacattttcataaaaagaacgaaattgtttcataaaaagtacgaagatttttcataaaaagtacgaagattcttcataaaaagtacgaatttttttcttacaaactacgaaaattttggaagaacttttcttcgtaaaaagtacgaaatatttcgtacttttaatgaaaagtttctttggttgtaaaacaatgacaaatttcgtacttttaacgaaatttttcgttctttttacgaagaaaattctttcggtgtagacatcgcaatttttattcaatttgcctgcaaTTGAAAATCTATAAGATTTATAgattcacaaataggtgtgtcaaaAAAGGAGTTTGTATGGGACCATGTTTTGTTTTAGGCTCTTTCATGGCCCTTTGATTTTCGTTCATGACTCAGATGATTTACTCGTATCACGATATCTTCGTGTATATTCCTTAGTTTGGAGAATCGGATCGCCGACTCTTTCATTCACAAATTTAGTGTCAAAGTCAATATGATCTAATGATTTACTGAAATATCAATGACCTATTCGAAAAATTGGCTGGAATCTGGGAATTTTTCTTTACCATAAAAAGGTCGTTTGAATATTtatattacattaaaattttgccaaattctcaATACAGATACGACATTCAAAAGCATTTAAAAATAGAAGCAAATCCAAAAAggagaaataatatatttaggAATCCCGGTCAATCTATACTTGAGAAAATTGAGATAGAAAACATTATTGGAGACTTTTTTGTAATCTTTTACACTCTCCAGTTAAACATTTCCTGATAAGaaaatcaaagaaattttaaaatacattGTGAATACAAAAAGCAAACGTaactcatttttatattttctacacaaaaaaaagtaaaagcgaTAAGAAATAATCATCAAAgtcttatcacaaaaattaatgctGTAGCAGCAAAAAGGTCACACAAAGTGAAAACTCTCCGCATTCAgggaacagaaaaaaaaacaaatctccaAAAGAGAATGACATAAgacatttaaaattcaaataaaaaatattcaaagaaTCATTTTTCTATATTCTTGCCTTACGAACAGACGTGTCTCAATAGCAATGCAATCGTTGAAAACTATATTGGTATTTTTTGCTTTGATGGGCCTTTCCATGGCCGAGGTTATTTCCATCAAGGCCTGCAGTACAAATCAATGCGATTTATCTGAAGTTCGTGTAGATCCTTGTGCCAGAGATAACCCCAATGCCGGTTGTACATTTAGACGTCGTAATCCAGCTACCATGGAATTGGATTTTACTCCCAAATTTGATGCTGATCGTTTGAGTGCTTCATTGAATTGGGTAAGAGCTGATGGTGATGAACTGCCCCTGATCAGTATGGATAGAGATGCTTGCAAATACACCAATTGCCCGGTGAAGAATGGTGAGCAACAGACCTACAAAATTCAAATTCCCATCGATAAGAAATTCCCTGTGGGTGCCTATACCATTAAGTGGACTTTTGCTGCCCCCGGTGGTGAACAATGCTGTTTCACACATGACATTCGTTTGATTcgttaagagagaaagaggcaatagaaaaaaaattatggaacatttaaaaaaaaactatctaactaaaaaatatattttttaatagagtgacaattgaataaaaaaatattttattttgtgtataaatatctaatttggggaaaatttttcaggaaaTGTAAAAATATACTACATAAATACTGGAAACGTGCAATATTAGCCAAGGGGGAAGTAGCTGATATGAACAAGTAAAAACGATGCAAAGTTCGGTAAGGTCGATGCTCCGCCAAGACCGATATTCTGAATCATTTCCAGTTAAGAGTAAATGACAGGTGTTATAAAAAATCGAGATGCATCTGAATTgggttcaaatttaaaaaaaaataaaaaaaaaaaaatgtgcgtTTGAGAAATAAGTAAAATCAGCGCTGAGTTTATCCATGGACCTGTTTTCGAAAGTCTTCAATAAATTAAAGAATGGACATAGAggaaaattataagaaaaattcGCATATCGGTATAGGATCCAGCTTAAACATCAAAAtaataagtaagtaaagtctaaagtcgggcggggccgactatattatacacacaaaaaaaaattttcggattcaatcacgaaattaattgatccaattaattttttaattgaaatgtcttcaatcacgaaaatgatagtatcaatcacagttttaattggtcatagaaaaaaatcttgattaaaatattaattgatttcattagcaaatttcaattaattttttaattgattcaattaaaaatttaattgatgttgattgcaaaactcaattaatttttttaattaagaaatgtaactattttcaattattttctcaattggtttttatttggattaacaattgattgtttgaaatacagttttaattaaaaattaaaaaatattcatcactttctttaactgacttagtcttccgaatttgattataaagttaattgtatcaattaatgttttaattaaaaatttttaaattttcaatcatcgacttaattgacttaatatttctatcttgattaaaaagttaattgcatcaattaatttattaattgaaatttttttcaacttcaattaactttttaattggaaatattttggtgatatttttttctgtgtaccctgcatccatcaaatgtgtttgCTGCTATATATaggtttttcccaaatacatacatttaaatatcactcgatctggacagaatttgatagacttctacaaaatatatagactcaaaatttaagtcggctaatgcactagggtggaacacaatattagtaaaaaacaagtaaggaaagtctaaagtcgggcggggccgactatattataccctgcaccactctgtagatctaaattttcgataccatatcacatccgtcaaatgtgttggggggctatatataaaggtttgtcccaaatacatatatttaaatatcactcgatctggacagtcggctaatgcactagggtggaacacaatgttagaaaaaaaatatgggaaacatttaaatctgaagcaattttaaggaaacttcgcaaaaatttatttataatttatcgctcaatatatatgtaatagaagtttaggaaaattagagtcatttttacagcttttcgactaagcagtggcgattttacaagggaaatgttggtattttgaccatttttgtcgaaatcagaaaaacatatatatgggagctatatctaaatcagaaccgatttcaaccaaatttggcacgcatagcaacaatgctaattctactccctgtgcaaaatttcaacaaaatcggagttaaaaattggcctctgtggtcatatgagtgtaaatcggacgaaagctatatatgggagctatatctaaatctgaaccgatttcaaccaaatttggcacgcataggaacgatgctaattctacttcctgtgcaaactttcaactaaatcggagttaaaaatttgcctctgtggtcatatgagtgtaaatcgggcgaaaactatatatgggagctatatctaaatctgaaccgatttcaaccaaatttggcacgcataactacaatgctaattctactccctgtacaaaatttcaactaaatcggaggaaaaaattggcctctgtggtcatatgagtgtaaatcggccgaaagctatatatgggagctatatctaaatctgaaccgatttcaaccaaatttggcacgcatagctacaatgctggttctactccctgtgcaaaatttcaactaaatcggagcaaaaaaattggcctctgtggtcatatgagtgtaaatcgggcgaaagctatatatgggagctatatctaaatctgaaccgatttcaaccaaatgtgacacgcatagctacaatgctaattctacgccctgtgcaaaatttcaacaaaatcggagcaaaaaattggcctctgtggtcatatgagtgtaaatcgggcgaaagctatatatgggagctatatctaaatctgaaccgatttcaaccaaatttggcacgcatagctgcaatgctaattatactccctgtgcaaaaattcaatcaaatcggagaaaaagattggccactgtggtcatatgagtgtaaatcgggcgaacgatatatatgggagctatatctaaatctgaaccgatttcaataaaatttggcacgctagactacactactaattgaactcctagtgcaaaatttcgaccaaattggggtaatactcaggcttctagggccgtataagtgcatatcgggcgaaagatatatatgggagctatctctaaatctgaaccgatttcttccaaaatcaatggggttctattttgacctaaaacacatacttgtgccaaattcgaagtcgattgggcttaatttactacctaatcccttggttacaaaaatgtgttca contains these protein-coding regions:
- the LOC142222419 gene encoding MD-2-related lipid-recognition protein-like; protein product: MQSLKTILVFFALMGLSMAEVISIKACSTNQCDLSEVRVDPCARDNPNAGCTFRRRNPATMELDFTPKFDADRLSASLNWVRADGDELPLISMDRDACKYTNCPVKNGEQQTYKIQIPIDKKFPVGAYTIKWTFAAPGGEQCCFTHDIRLIR